The DNA region TTAATTACTTTATAGAACACAGTCTCTAATATTTACTAGTTCATTAACACAGTATTAAATACTATGTCTTTATATTATACAGGACTCTGTATAAGGTAACAGGTATAGGTACCTCAAGGTATAAGGTATAACGTATAAGGTATTATAAGGTAAGGTATCAGGTAGGTAACCAGGACTCTTTATTTGCGTAACATGTGTGaatattcaataacaataacataattttccttatgctatattttctccatgGTGAAATATAGTACACAATATACAACATTATTTATTTGGGCTCATTTCCAAATGTGaagtttcaaatataatatgaaaattcataattacCTGAATGTATGCACTGGGCACTTAGACATAGACTGCCAATTTGATCCTTGAGTTTGAAATctggaaaataattttgaaatttagttgGTTGAAATGTGAAtcgtaaataaatgtgtagaaatatgaaatattttaatgattttataaGTTGATTCACTTGGAATAATGTTATCCATTCAATTTACTATACtgttatattatttcaattcaaattacacTCGATCCTCAAGGAGGAATAGATAGGCTTAAACCTATACCTAGAACTTTTCAttggtatttataaaattcgtatttattcaatttttcatgccactaattatttttaactttatttttCCTACCAATATTGATTATTCAACTTAAACATGCAATGGTTTTTTTCAACTGAGTTTTATTCAGATAAATCAGGttttcttatgatatctttatacaataatattaattattagtatATGTCATTAACCACAATTTTAGGCCTACACTAGGATTTCGAACAAAATAATCATGCTATggatttatcaaaaaaaaaaaaaaatggatgAATCCTACATTTAAAAAACATGagagaaatcaagaaatattgaatgaaaaagactaagaaattgtcaaaaaaaccactgatttattgataattagaaagaccggtttcggttattacaccattgtcatctctgataaacagtttatcagataaatcagtggttttttgacaatttcttagtctttttcattcaatatgaataattaccacaatatcaacttctcaactacacaaaaaatcaagaatattGGAATTGGATTACTCACAATATACAGTTACAAAGATGAGTATGGAAGCTACTATTGCTAAGAGAATGATGGAGACTGTCAATGAacattctattcttcttctggTAGGTCTCCTTTgtaaactggaaaaattaaaaaaacagaattaatgtatttggcaataataagaaatataatATGCTCAATATGAGGAAGATTTCAATTAGTTATTTGCTTgtccaatgaaattcaattatattgaaccatttatcacaatcaggtaacccgtgctctgcaagggtctaattaaaaaacttgacaaactgagaacttgacctactgaattggaaataagcctataaccatcctcggtaaattaagaatttatgtgcaaaattttgagttaATCAGTCGTACAGActtgatgatgcatcattcgtgaatttcctatctccTAGCCAATTttttcctccattataatatcatagaaaATCATTATTTTGTATACAGTATAATGTTTGCAGTTTAGATATATTAAGATCTCAACAGTAGGCTAAAACATTCAATATAGCAAAATTATGGAAATTGAATCAACgcaaaaattatatattttgattattatttactGTCCACAGGAATAATTCCTCATGCATTTCCCAAAGGATAGACGAGCCActctgaaaaacatttttgatgtATAATGTAACTCCTATAACCACTGATCTATGTTCAATAGGATCACCATAACGTAAAACactcatttcattcaaatttttcacatttttgattcattaatgCACAACACCACTATAAGATTTAGATGAAATTTTATTAGAAcaggatcaataaaataattttaacttAATTATCAGTGTTGAACAACGCATAGAACCACAATCCATGTCCTAATACTGCTGAATTTTTGGAGGAACTGATTTTCCGGTGAAGAAA from Nilaparvata lugens isolate BPH unplaced genomic scaffold, ASM1435652v1 scaffold8103, whole genome shotgun sequence includes:
- the LOC111046128 gene encoding uncharacterized protein LOC111046128, with the translated sequence MASIEFAPNKQGQLPTSTSSIWSTTQSEQQLVEVSTKKAYLQRRPTRRRIECSLTVSIILLAIVASILIFVTVYYFKLKDQIGSLCLSAQCIHS